A genomic stretch from Bacillus sp. N1-1 includes:
- a CDS encoding R2-like ligand-binding oxidase, whose protein sequence is MRKEMITTSVRGLNEDSLPFRLYQKAKKFGGWDPREIDFTQDVKDWQFLTGDQQEEILRLVSQFQAGEEAVTLDLLPLIMVIAKEGRLEEEMYLTTFLYEEAKHTEFFRVFLNEIGQTGDLSRFHSDTYRTIFYSLLPDAMEKLQYDHSPEALAEASTVYNMFVEGVLAETGYFSFYESLAKANVMPGLMKGIGLLKRDESRHIGYGTFLLQRLIAEHPHLFDLVQNKMNQLAPLAAELTQEGIRGRTHSAFGNTLDATMAFSMKQLSVRMDILARAKGKSMKEIYRTTESDVGVL, encoded by the coding sequence ATGCGAAAGGAAATGATCACAACGAGTGTGCGTGGACTTAACGAAGATTCACTACCATTTCGCCTCTATCAAAAAGCTAAGAAATTTGGCGGATGGGACCCAAGGGAGATCGATTTTACTCAAGATGTGAAAGACTGGCAGTTTCTTACCGGTGATCAGCAGGAAGAAATTCTAAGACTCGTATCTCAATTTCAAGCTGGTGAAGAAGCCGTAACGCTTGATCTTCTTCCTTTAATCATGGTGATCGCAAAAGAAGGAAGATTGGAAGAAGAAATGTATTTAACAACCTTTCTGTACGAAGAGGCCAAACATACGGAATTTTTTCGAGTTTTTCTAAATGAAATTGGTCAAACTGGAGACCTTTCACGTTTTCACTCTGACACCTATCGCACCATTTTTTACTCGCTCTTGCCGGATGCGATGGAGAAGCTACAGTACGATCATTCACCTGAAGCATTAGCCGAAGCATCTACCGTCTACAACATGTTTGTGGAAGGTGTTCTTGCTGAAACCGGCTATTTCTCTTTCTATGAATCTCTTGCAAAAGCAAATGTGATGCCAGGGTTAATGAAAGGCATCGGTTTACTTAAAAGAGATGAATCGCGTCATATCGGATACGGAACATTTTTGCTACAGCGACTGATCGCCGAGCATCCCCACCTCTTTGATCTTGTTCAGAACAAAATGAATCAACTCGCTCCTCTTGCAGCAGAGCTAACACAAGAAGGGATCAGAGGAAGAACACATAGTGCATTCGGAAATACGCTTGATGCGACTATGGCTTTTTCGATGAAACAACTCTCCGTTCGTATGGATATTCTTGCACGCGCAAAAGGAAAAAGTATGAAAGAGATTTATCGCACGACTGAATCAGATGTTGGCGTTCTTTAA
- a CDS encoding aldehyde dehydrogenase family protein encodes MSVNVEIKSFPLFINGEWTPSRGGTLFDVTNPATGDVIAKVTGGTAEDVDRAVEAATHAFEKEEWRELPPKERSKLLYTIAQKIMENGEELVALEALSSGGTVRRLASNDIIQMVDLFQTLGKFVLDYTYSETLPSPPFPGPAHNFIWREPIGVCAAITPWNMPMLIATWKIAPALAMGNTIVIKPASYTPLTTLRLAEIISEVVPKGVINVVTGSGKNVGEPLATHPKVDKIAFTGSTEVGRHIMSLASSTVKNTTLELGGKSPSIILEDADLSLALPGSLFGVFLHSGQLCESGTRLFVPDKLYDQVIDGLKELSEKLVLGNPIDPATDMGPVVSATQKEAILSYIEKGKQEGARLICGGHEVNVKGCEKGHFIAPTIFADVTNDMTIAREEIFGPVLSIIRYSDIDDAIQMANDSIYGLAAGVWTTDVNKAYKVVRKLRAGVVWINDWHMLRNDAPFGGYKQSGIGREMGKHCLDAYTQVKHVHTSMVPEVERRSWYSLLFSNQSK; translated from the coding sequence ATGTCAGTTAACGTAGAAATCAAATCATTTCCCCTCTTCATCAATGGCGAATGGACTCCCTCGAGAGGAGGGACGCTGTTTGACGTAACGAATCCTGCAACAGGCGATGTGATTGCGAAAGTAACAGGCGGTACAGCTGAAGATGTTGATCGAGCTGTTGAAGCCGCTACTCACGCTTTTGAAAAGGAAGAATGGCGGGAGTTGCCCCCGAAAGAGCGGTCCAAATTATTGTATACGATCGCTCAGAAAATCATGGAAAACGGAGAAGAGCTTGTCGCGTTAGAAGCACTTTCATCAGGCGGCACAGTAAGAAGGCTTGCATCAAATGACATTATTCAAATGGTCGACCTTTTCCAAACGCTCGGCAAATTCGTGCTCGATTATACGTATTCAGAAACCCTTCCCTCTCCACCGTTTCCTGGCCCTGCCCATAACTTTATTTGGCGCGAACCAATTGGTGTATGTGCGGCCATTACGCCATGGAACATGCCGATGCTGATTGCAACGTGGAAGATCGCTCCAGCACTTGCGATGGGAAACACCATTGTCATTAAGCCTGCAAGCTACACGCCGCTTACTACGCTTCGCCTTGCTGAGATCATCTCAGAAGTCGTCCCTAAAGGCGTTATTAATGTTGTAACTGGAAGCGGAAAAAACGTTGGTGAACCTCTCGCAACTCATCCTAAAGTCGACAAAATCGCATTCACTGGGTCCACAGAAGTAGGGCGCCACATTATGAGCCTCGCTTCTAGCACGGTTAAAAACACGACACTCGAACTTGGTGGGAAATCACCTTCCATTATTCTTGAAGATGCTGACCTTTCACTCGCTCTTCCCGGTAGCCTGTTCGGCGTTTTTCTTCACTCAGGTCAGCTATGTGAAAGCGGAACAAGATTGTTTGTCCCAGATAAATTATATGATCAAGTCATTGATGGTCTTAAAGAACTTTCAGAAAAGCTTGTGCTTGGTAATCCAATTGATCCAGCGACGGATATGGGACCCGTTGTTTCTGCCACACAAAAAGAAGCCATTTTATCGTATATTGAGAAAGGAAAGCAGGAAGGCGCTCGTCTCATCTGCGGTGGTCATGAGGTAAACGTGAAAGGCTGTGAGAAAGGACATTTTATCGCTCCGACGATTTTTGCTGATGTGACAAACGACATGACGATTGCTCGAGAAGAAATTTTCGGACCCGTACTATCCATCATTCGCTATAGTGACATAGACGATGCGATTCAGATGGCAAATGATTCAATTTATGGCCTAGCAGCGGGGGTTTGGACAACTGATGTGAACAAAGCCTATAAAGTTGTTCGCAAACTGCGTGCAGGCGTTGTTTGGATTAATGACTGGCATATGCTAAGGAATGATGCGCCATTTGGAGGATACAAGCAAAGCGGGATTGGTAGAGAAATGGGCAAGCATTGCCTTGATGCGTATACGCAGGTAAAACATGTGCATACCTCTATGGTTCCAGAAGTTGAGCGGAGATCGTGGTACAGTCTTCTCTTTTCAAATCAATCTAAATAA
- a CDS encoding iron-containing alcohol dehydrogenase produces MSLTYSQYMLRTAIHSGAGTRALVPDLFRGLEAKRVVLFSDRGLEQAGIVEKIKEIFELTPHGTGPELAGVYLDIHQDAGSNDVNAALKFAREVSADGLLAVGGGSVMDTVKGVKFALHHGLTDIKEAIPGGLLYLSWPEATYMPIPHISIPTTAGTGSEVSPIAVIYNEEIKMKTNIIHPFINADMAILDPELTTGLPAKITAFTGFDALTHAIEALASPTATALTDAYALQSIRLIESHLPTAVKHGENLHARMEMLQASMMGITAFSFALNAIPVHNFAHAYGALFRIPHGLANAVFLPVVMEVLPDLYLPKMKELAEALHLETSGKEKQTLLTAVIEKIRNMQQDIGLPANFKDYSIPPEALEATVAAVKMDPAALNYPLPPELIKAVGERVIHAKKVSV; encoded by the coding sequence ATGTCTTTAACCTATTCACAATATATGCTTCGAACCGCCATTCATAGTGGTGCTGGCACTCGCGCACTCGTTCCAGACCTTTTCAGAGGACTTGAAGCGAAGCGAGTGGTTCTCTTCAGTGACCGTGGTCTTGAGCAGGCAGGAATTGTTGAAAAGATCAAAGAAATTTTTGAGCTAACACCACATGGGACAGGTCCAGAACTTGCAGGAGTTTATCTTGATATTCATCAGGATGCAGGTAGCAACGACGTGAATGCTGCGCTTAAATTTGCGAGAGAAGTAAGTGCAGATGGGCTTCTCGCCGTTGGTGGCGGAAGCGTAATGGACACCGTAAAAGGAGTTAAGTTTGCACTGCATCACGGCTTAACAGATATTAAAGAGGCGATTCCAGGCGGCCTGCTTTATTTATCATGGCCAGAAGCGACCTACATGCCCATTCCCCATATTTCCATTCCGACCACAGCTGGGACAGGATCCGAAGTATCGCCCATTGCCGTGATCTATAACGAAGAAATAAAGATGAAGACAAATATCATTCATCCGTTCATTAATGCGGACATGGCCATTTTAGATCCCGAACTAACAACCGGTTTACCGGCTAAAATCACTGCATTTACTGGATTCGATGCGTTAACTCATGCAATTGAAGCGCTGGCCTCACCAACAGCTACTGCTCTAACAGATGCGTATGCACTGCAGTCGATACGCCTCATTGAATCCCATCTTCCCACCGCAGTGAAACATGGAGAAAATCTTCACGCGCGCATGGAAATGTTGCAGGCGAGCATGATGGGAATTACGGCATTTAGCTTTGCCCTTAACGCTATTCCAGTGCACAATTTCGCACATGCATACGGTGCCCTATTTCGTATTCCGCATGGACTTGCCAATGCTGTTTTCTTACCCGTTGTGATGGAAGTACTTCCAGATCTTTACCTTCCAAAAATGAAAGAGCTTGCTGAAGCTCTGCATTTAGAGACATCTGGGAAAGAGAAACAGACGCTATTAACAGCAGTAATTGAAAAAATCCGAAACATGCAGCAGGACATTGGACTCCCTGCTAATTTTAAGGACTATTCAATCCCCCCTGAAGCATTAGAGGCAACTGTTGCCGCCGTTAAAATGGATCCAGCCGCTCTCAACTATCCGCTTCCTCCAGAATTGATTAAAGCAGTTGGAGAACGAGTCATTCATGCTAAAAAAGTATCAGTATAA
- a CDS encoding SDR family oxidoreductase, whose protein sequence is MKLLVFGATGGTGNAFIRQAIAAGHTVTAFVRTPSKLETSHKNLLVEIGDAMQSADVKQAMSSDVDAVVSCLGASGLGKTTELSTMTANILDAMSIHGVNRIVYMASAGINKEIPGVTGFIAGKLLQNVLADHGRAADLLSASEVEWTIARPMGLTNDELTGEYRKARTGVPKGGRRISREDVAAFLLQTVSNHLYIRESIGLAY, encoded by the coding sequence ATGAAGCTACTTGTATTCGGAGCGACTGGCGGTACTGGGAATGCATTTATCAGGCAGGCGATTGCGGCAGGGCATACCGTAACAGCATTTGTTCGAACACCTTCAAAGCTTGAAACTTCTCATAAGAATTTGCTAGTTGAAATTGGCGATGCAATGCAATCGGCTGATGTGAAGCAGGCCATGTCTTCTGATGTCGACGCGGTTGTTTCTTGCCTTGGGGCAAGTGGACTTGGAAAAACAACGGAACTTTCGACGATGACCGCGAATATTCTCGATGCGATGAGTATTCATGGTGTGAATCGCATTGTGTATATGGCTTCCGCAGGAATTAACAAAGAAATTCCGGGTGTAACAGGGTTCATTGCAGGTAAGCTGTTGCAAAACGTTTTGGCTGATCACGGAAGAGCTGCTGATCTACTTAGTGCAAGTGAAGTAGAGTGGACAATAGCTCGTCCAATGGGATTGACGAATGATGAACTGACCGGGGAATACCGAAAGGCGCGAACTGGGGTACCAAAAGGCGGACGCCGAATATCACGAGAAGACGTGGCTGCTTTTTTGCTTCAAACGGTAAGCAATCATCTTTATATTCGAGAATCAATTGGGCTTGCTTACTAA
- a CDS encoding class I SAM-dependent rRNA methyltransferase: MRNERSVQVQAKHQKKFEKGYPLIFKEAIVNADSLKEEGVILRLEDDKGRFLAKGYYGRQNKGFGWVLSQNENEAIDLNFFVRKIQTALHNRESFFNDPMTTAFRIVNGEGDGLGGLTIDYFAGYYLINWYSEGVYSFKHAVIGALKQLVEFKGIYEKKRFDAKGQYVEDDDFVAGERGEFPLIVKENGVNFAVYLNEGAMVGVFLDQRPVRKLIRDKYAKGKTVLNTFSYTGAFSVFAVEGGAVHTTSVDLANRSLNKTIEQFSVNGIDYEEQNILVMDVFKYFKYAVKKNLSFDMVILDPPSFARSKKHTFSAAKDYKDLLKDAISITEDNGIIVASTNYSGYDMKKFKGFVDQAFKETNGRYQLLEEFTLPEDFRTIKEFREGNYLKVVFIKKVK, encoded by the coding sequence ATGAGGAACGAACGAAGCGTGCAGGTGCAAGCAAAGCATCAGAAAAAATTTGAAAAAGGGTATCCCCTTATTTTTAAAGAAGCGATCGTGAATGCAGACAGCCTAAAAGAAGAAGGGGTCATTCTTAGGCTAGAAGATGATAAGGGCCGATTTCTTGCAAAAGGCTATTATGGACGACAAAACAAAGGTTTTGGCTGGGTGCTATCACAAAACGAAAACGAAGCAATCGATCTAAATTTTTTTGTTAGAAAAATTCAAACAGCGCTTCACAACCGCGAATCCTTTTTTAACGATCCGATGACCACTGCTTTTCGCATTGTGAATGGCGAAGGAGATGGTCTGGGGGGATTGACCATTGATTATTTTGCTGGGTATTACCTCATTAATTGGTACAGTGAAGGCGTTTATTCGTTTAAACACGCTGTGATTGGGGCGTTAAAGCAGCTTGTTGAATTTAAAGGAATTTATGAGAAGAAGCGATTTGATGCCAAGGGGCAGTATGTGGAAGATGATGATTTTGTCGCAGGTGAACGCGGGGAGTTTCCACTGATTGTAAAAGAAAACGGTGTGAACTTTGCCGTGTATCTCAATGAAGGAGCAATGGTAGGCGTTTTTCTTGATCAGCGTCCGGTTCGTAAATTAATTCGAGATAAATATGCGAAAGGAAAAACGGTGCTAAATACGTTCTCTTATACGGGTGCTTTCTCCGTTTTTGCTGTTGAAGGTGGAGCAGTTCACACGACAAGCGTTGACCTTGCCAATCGAAGCTTAAATAAAACAATCGAGCAATTCAGCGTGAATGGAATTGATTATGAAGAACAGAACATCCTTGTTATGGATGTTTTTAAGTACTTTAAATATGCTGTGAAAAAGAATTTATCGTTCGATATGGTGATTCTTGATCCTCCAAGTTTTGCGCGTTCTAAGAAACATACGTTTAGCGCAGCAAAAGACTATAAAGATCTTTTAAAAGATGCGATTTCCATTACAGAAGATAATGGGATAATCGTCGCTTCAACGAACTATAGCGGTTACGATATGAAAAAATTTAAAGGATTCGTTGATCAAGCCTTTAAAGAAACGAATGGTCGTTACCAGCTTCTAGAAGAATTTACCCTTCCCGAAGATTTTCGAACGATTAAAGAGTTTAGAGAAGGGAATTATCTCAAAGTCGTTTTCATTAAAAAAGTAAAGTAG
- a CDS encoding MFS transporter, with protein MNEKTTSSYFKTILLLSVAVWLVVMNTTMFNVALPNVLTEFNLSPADGAWIVSGYSIILAIFTITYTRLSDYLPIRRLLIAGIVIFGIGSVLGFFATTFPLLLAARLLQATGAAAIPGLSMVFAGRFIPFARRGRAMAMIASASSLGFGLGPVVGGIVTEYLNWNYLFTVTLFVVFLIPILFRRLPEEEVRKGTFDIVGGILTGATVTSFLLYISTFNWLFLAIGIIVGGLLWLRITRTKAPFIQPSLFKNKGYRKLLYMSYLGFTTHFAILLLMPLMLQNVYEKGPSVVGYIIFPGAMLSAVAAIYVGRLLDRYGNMKVIYLAHGLLLISTVLFYFLSPLNEYMIMVGYMFTSFGFSSLSSSTTNEVSRILPSEEIATGIGMKQLTQFVGSASGSVAGGILLELNGLTYSTQSFQLTYAFLFILMALSAVIMVVYARKAKS; from the coding sequence ATGAACGAAAAAACAACTTCAAGCTATTTCAAAACCATTCTTCTTTTAAGTGTGGCTGTCTGGCTTGTAGTCATGAATACAACTATGTTTAATGTAGCACTACCTAACGTATTAACTGAGTTTAATCTCTCCCCTGCTGATGGCGCCTGGATTGTATCAGGTTACTCGATCATCCTCGCGATTTTTACGATTACGTACACGCGCTTATCGGATTACCTTCCGATCAGACGGCTGTTAATTGCAGGGATTGTCATATTTGGAATAGGATCTGTTCTCGGTTTCTTCGCTACAACATTCCCTCTTCTTCTTGCTGCACGCCTTTTACAAGCAACAGGTGCAGCAGCCATTCCAGGACTATCGATGGTATTCGCAGGAAGGTTTATTCCATTCGCAAGACGTGGAAGGGCGATGGCGATGATTGCATCTGCCTCATCGCTTGGTTTCGGTCTTGGTCCAGTTGTTGGCGGGATTGTGACGGAGTATCTTAATTGGAATTACTTATTTACAGTAACGTTATTTGTCGTTTTTCTTATTCCGATTCTCTTTCGTCGTCTTCCTGAAGAAGAAGTCCGAAAAGGAACCTTTGATATTGTAGGTGGAATCTTAACTGGAGCCACTGTCACAAGCTTCTTACTCTATATTTCAACATTTAACTGGTTATTTTTAGCGATTGGTATCATTGTAGGTGGACTGCTTTGGCTTCGAATCACTCGAACAAAGGCTCCTTTTATTCAGCCTTCTCTTTTCAAAAACAAAGGATATCGAAAGCTTCTGTATATGAGCTATCTTGGCTTCACGACACACTTTGCCATCTTATTGCTAATGCCGCTCATGCTTCAGAACGTTTACGAGAAGGGTCCATCTGTTGTTGGGTATATTATCTTCCCTGGCGCTATGCTTTCTGCTGTTGCTGCCATCTATGTTGGCAGACTGCTCGATCGCTATGGGAACATGAAAGTTATTTACCTTGCTCATGGACTGCTCCTCATTTCAACCGTGCTTTTCTATTTCCTTTCTCCACTTAATGAGTACATGATTATGGTTGGCTATATGTTCACAAGCTTCGGTTTCTCTAGTCTTTCTTCAAGTACGACAAATGAAGTATCACGCATTCTTCCTTCCGAAGAAATCGCGACTGGAATTGGTATGAAACAACTCACTCAATTCGTCGGCAGCGCGTCCGGATCTGTAGCCGGAGGAATACTATTAGAGCTAAACGGATTAACCTACAGCACACAATCCTTTCAGCTCACGTATGCCTTCTTGTTCATCTTAATGGCTCTATCAGCAGTGATTATGGTTGTTTATGCAAGAAAAGCGAAATCGTAA
- a CDS encoding ABC transporter ATP-binding protein: MDHGPGKILSLKGLTKWYDEKLVLDHIDLDVYEGQIIGYIGPNGAGKSTTVKIMLGLEASYSGEVEIFGQNIKESGVAYKKRIGYVPEAADIYDNLTAREYLTFTGELYGLSADSADYKARLLMRVFDLEDVYDSRISSYSKGMKQKVLLISSLLHDPDILFLDEPINGLDANSVMVFKEIISQLASQGKTIFYSSHIMEVVQKISSRILLLNDGKIVADGSFEQLRQKNKEGSLEEIFNQLTGFNEHQNLAEDFVQIVQRDHI, translated from the coding sequence ATGGACCACGGACCGGGCAAGATACTTTCTTTAAAAGGATTAACAAAATGGTATGACGAGAAGCTTGTTCTTGATCATATTGATCTTGACGTTTATGAAGGGCAGATCATTGGTTACATAGGCCCGAACGGAGCAGGAAAAAGCACAACAGTTAAAATTATGCTTGGATTAGAAGCATCTTATTCAGGAGAAGTAGAAATCTTTGGACAAAACATTAAGGAAAGTGGGGTAGCATACAAGAAAAGAATTGGGTACGTACCAGAAGCTGCGGATATTTATGATAATTTAACTGCAAGAGAATATTTAACATTTACAGGAGAGCTTTATGGGTTAAGCGCAGATTCGGCCGATTACAAAGCGCGGTTACTTATGAGGGTATTTGACCTTGAAGACGTGTATGATTCGCGCATTTCTTCCTACTCAAAAGGAATGAAACAGAAGGTTTTATTGATTTCGAGCTTGCTTCATGATCCTGATATTCTGTTTCTAGATGAACCGATTAATGGGCTAGATGCGAACAGTGTCATGGTGTTTAAGGAAATTATTTCACAACTTGCATCACAAGGGAAAACGATCTTTTATTCTTCTCATATTATGGAGGTCGTTCAAAAAATCAGCAGTCGCATTCTTCTATTAAACGATGGGAAAATCGTCGCGGATGGAAGCTTTGAACAGCTTCGTCAGAAAAACAAAGAAGGGTCTTTGGAGGAAATTTTCAATCAATTGACAGGATTTAATGAGCACCAAAATCTTGCGGAGGATTTTGTGCAGATCGTTCAGCGTGATCATATATGA
- a CDS encoding RQC-minor-2 family DNA-binding protein, whose product MTVEQHTYHFDAYPIFAFVPMGKKNKRIRSVGQKVQKGLLHRLHDHVKRKMDAFTREERMKLQTFLEQDTVAVLPIPLNKEDELYPHLIKPEQLIWQSFSPMHGIPIHNSSTYSESYINLSTEELDHHLDQVLRDYLFCADVAKQTRHDWEKQIVDGFQRHPFIQLAKEKEEVVYAVEKINHSPLISLLNSPEDLSFWRHRVEIVMRPYREIPDAWLWRGESICSHEKEMIFHATSSEIEYCCDSCRFAVYYNVSEERVRLKEEISMERAQKRIATIERQFNEMVEKTPLLVEKIDEVAKALSAFEPVVDLYNEVLDLKSRLEINEAPDTVTLYEQLKTVSLPEERGGSPLLWLSKISTDTIEPFKPRVIMPLVSEAEVTHVRAYLDNLISISTHSPSNEEQYVTIKGNVLTFGELKGVLQFISMHENEPLHVMTKVLTGQTTNALRIQGLHEDENFGLLNDWEEKHVVKAIKSIEKDGMLEKLSKGYTLIEKANSMLGRENL is encoded by the coding sequence ATGACTGTGGAACAGCATACGTACCATTTTGACGCTTATCCAATATTTGCTTTTGTACCAATGGGTAAGAAGAACAAACGAATTCGATCAGTTGGACAAAAAGTACAAAAAGGGTTGCTTCATCGCCTTCATGATCATGTGAAACGAAAAATGGATGCTTTTACTAGGGAAGAACGCATGAAACTGCAGACATTTCTCGAGCAAGATACCGTGGCTGTATTACCAATTCCTTTAAATAAAGAAGATGAATTATACCCACATTTGATTAAACCTGAGCAATTAATCTGGCAATCTTTTTCCCCGATGCACGGTATACCAATACATAACTCTTCCACCTATAGTGAATCGTACATAAATCTTTCAACGGAAGAGCTTGATCATCACCTCGATCAGGTGCTTCGCGATTATCTATTTTGCGCTGATGTCGCAAAACAGACTCGACATGATTGGGAAAAACAAATTGTCGATGGTTTTCAACGCCATCCTTTTATTCAACTAGCAAAAGAGAAGGAAGAAGTTGTTTATGCCGTAGAAAAAATTAATCATTCTCCGTTAATTTCTCTGTTAAACTCTCCTGAAGATCTTTCTTTTTGGCGGCACCGTGTAGAAATTGTAATGCGACCTTATCGGGAAATTCCTGATGCGTGGCTATGGAGGGGCGAAAGCATTTGCTCACATGAAAAAGAAATGATTTTTCACGCTACGAGCTCGGAGATTGAATATTGTTGTGATTCGTGCAGATTTGCGGTTTATTATAACGTATCAGAAGAGCGGGTGCGTCTAAAAGAAGAGATCAGTATGGAACGTGCGCAGAAACGTATTGCAACAATTGAACGTCAATTTAATGAAATGGTAGAAAAAACACCGCTCTTGGTTGAAAAGATCGATGAGGTAGCAAAAGCGCTCTCGGCGTTTGAACCAGTTGTAGACCTTTATAACGAGGTGCTGGACCTCAAAAGTAGATTAGAAATAAACGAAGCGCCGGATACAGTGACATTGTATGAGCAGTTAAAAACGGTGAGTCTTCCTGAAGAGAGAGGAGGCTCTCCGCTACTATGGCTTTCAAAAATCTCTACCGATACCATTGAACCTTTTAAACCGAGAGTGATTATGCCTCTTGTGAGTGAAGCGGAGGTTACGCATGTACGTGCCTATTTAGACAACCTAATCTCGATAAGCACACACAGTCCAAGTAACGAGGAGCAGTATGTAACCATAAAGGGAAATGTGCTCACTTTCGGGGAATTAAAAGGTGTACTCCAGTTCATTTCGATGCATGAGAATGAGCCGCTACATGTGATGACTAAAGTTTTAACTGGACAAACAACAAATGCCTTGCGAATACAAGGATTGCATGAGGATGAAAACTTTGGTTTGTTGAACGACTGGGAAGAAAAGCACGTTGTGAAGGCCATTAAATCGATCGAGAAGGATGGCATGCTCGAAAAGCTTTCAAAAGGCTATACGCTGATAGAGAAGGCAAATTCTATGTTAGGTAGAGAGAACCTATAA
- a CDS encoding phospholipase D family protein has translation MKKRPWYRRKRWILFSILILIYVSVITYHRFKPLPEGVSYASDIHELSSDEIEFLYDLTYDKNNEEVYDHSIFDEVNKTIKEADEFLILDLFLFNGYTDGKRDYPKISEELSKAVVETMEKKPDLNVILISDEVNTTYGSHQAKQIKKIEDMGAEVIFTDLERLRDPSLFYSGLWRMAFSWFGQDGKGWLPNPMAPSAPKVTARSYLELLNVKANHRKTVITEDAGMIMSANPHDASGFHSNIAFKVKGTILNELIQSEKAVATYSGGDVSKFPDKPISNAKATEEVKAQIVTESKIQDSVVTAIDDAKEGGLIYIGMFYLADRDIIDAIVDATERAVDVRLILDPNQNAFGQQKIGLPNLPITAELTKQGNKHLSIRWYDTNKEQFHTKLLYVKGKEESTIVGGSGNYTSRNMDDYNMETNIHLKASNDQKVMQDVDRYFERMWTNEDGTYTVDYEKYQNSLSSYKYVMYILQKLFQVTTY, from the coding sequence ATGAAGAAGCGGCCATGGTACAGAAGAAAGCGTTGGATTTTATTCAGTATTCTTATTCTCATTTATGTCTCTGTTATTACTTATCATCGCTTTAAGCCTTTGCCAGAAGGGGTTTCTTATGCAAGTGATATTCATGAATTAAGTAGTGATGAAATCGAATTCCTTTATGATTTAACGTACGATAAAAATAATGAAGAAGTGTATGACCATAGTATCTTCGATGAAGTAAACAAAACGATTAAAGAAGCCGATGAATTTCTCATTTTAGACCTATTCTTATTTAACGGGTATACAGATGGAAAGCGTGACTATCCGAAAATTAGCGAAGAATTGTCAAAAGCTGTTGTTGAAACGATGGAAAAGAAACCCGACCTTAACGTCATTTTAATTAGTGATGAAGTAAATACAACTTATGGCTCTCACCAAGCAAAGCAAATTAAGAAAATCGAAGACATGGGTGCTGAAGTGATTTTTACAGATTTAGAACGGCTTCGTGACCCTAGTTTATTTTACTCAGGTCTCTGGAGGATGGCGTTTTCCTGGTTTGGACAGGATGGCAAAGGATGGCTTCCAAATCCGATGGCTCCTTCTGCACCGAAAGTAACAGCAAGGTCCTACCTTGAACTCTTAAATGTAAAAGCCAATCATAGAAAAACTGTTATCACAGAAGATGCAGGGATGATCATGTCTGCCAATCCTCATGATGCGAGTGGTTTTCATTCAAATATCGCTTTCAAAGTGAAAGGCACAATTTTGAATGAGCTCATTCAATCCGAGAAAGCTGTCGCCACGTATTCTGGAGGGGATGTGTCAAAATTCCCAGACAAACCAATCTCTAATGCAAAAGCAACAGAAGAAGTAAAAGCGCAAATCGTAACCGAAAGTAAAATTCAAGATAGCGTTGTAACCGCGATTGATGATGCTAAGGAAGGCGGTCTTATTTATATTGGCATGTTCTACCTTGCTGATCGAGATATTATTGATGCCATCGTTGACGCGACGGAACGAGCAGTTGACGTAAGACTGATACTCGATCCTAACCAAAATGCATTCGGACAACAAAAAATAGGCTTACCTAATTTACCTATAACTGCGGAACTGACGAAACAGGGAAATAAGCACCTCTCTATCCGTTGGTATGATACGAACAAAGAGCAGTTTCATACAAAACTTCTCTATGTAAAAGGAAAAGAAGAAAGCACGATCGTCGGTGGATCAGGAAACTATACCTCTCGAAACATGGATGATTACAACATGGAAACAAATATCCATTTAAAAGCATCAAACGATCAGAAAGTGATGCAAGACGTTGATCGCTATTTTGAAAGAATGTGGACGAACGAAGATGGTACGTATACAGTCGATTACGAAAAATATCAAAATTCCCTGTCTTCTTATAAGTATGTCATGTACATTTTACAGAAATTATTCCAGGTAACAACCTATTAA